The following coding sequences lie in one Ignavibacteriales bacterium genomic window:
- a CDS encoding tetratricopeptide repeat protein: MPETLLDGARIRQNDLHDYVQALAEYDALINRYPGSPLVDDALFGRAEALQLTGLLDRALDAYDDLQKRFPGSEFIAAAREASLHIRMFDRKNKESGLEKLALLVGDVIAQLSKGELAFRLGDIYFHDLIDYDKAAAQYASALRLGLPADKQSKAWFNQAKAFENAGIQTGTGGTPKLEPSLKAIAAYDSLLKQFPSGELADDALSSQFNIRLQLAAGSADVRLVSEEFLRAHQLIKRKDLMYYSIAETYRKKKDPEDAAKSYALTLKERPLKDIEGSAMFRLGEMLMTLGQPDSAAVVLREYLRRFPNNEFTPRAAWSLARFEGGRGNASHALELYKQLDQQFPYVTYAGQLGKARAEAYYTAFDYAQAYGQFQSLVRDASHGASLTSRLPLDVLFNMAMTCVRLGKRADAKHFFAEYLACEDSSERAGQSYYQLATLAKEENSVTLAAQYLQKASGYALNGPTGMNQASFEAAELYFKNEEYANAIARYTEIADKGTNDSLRQYVQSRIVVGYFRLNNAKEADARAAAFNKAFPRQGRYAAEFNYERGNYFLRKDEYVSAKKFFDSVVQEYAGSSSVPSALYGNARVAELSEKTAEAIKLYEAILPKYGSDPVAPRVRLALGNLYYSQEQWDPAARQYKAVLDSEGRAPDLVQYAMNNLILAYKQLSLYDAALELTRKYIDRFPDDTELMDKRVDIGVLYQKLGYYDQAVLHLQSLLDNADANLEAEVRYYIGEAYYYKGDYQQGILEFLKVPYLVTKKTKVDWVATSYYMAGQSYEKMSKFDQAITMYRQILTRSGIDATFKTGAQREINRVTALQKANR; the protein is encoded by the coding sequence GTGCCCGAGACTCTTCTCGATGGAGCGAGGATTCGCCAGAACGATTTGCATGACTACGTGCAGGCGCTGGCGGAATATGATGCTCTGATCAACCGATACCCGGGTTCTCCTCTCGTTGATGATGCGCTCTTCGGCCGCGCTGAAGCGCTGCAGCTAACCGGATTACTGGACCGGGCTCTCGACGCCTATGACGATCTCCAGAAGCGGTTTCCCGGCAGCGAGTTCATCGCAGCGGCGAGAGAAGCTTCCCTTCATATCCGGATGTTCGACAGGAAGAACAAGGAATCGGGTCTCGAAAAGCTCGCGCTGCTGGTGGGCGACGTCATCGCGCAGCTGTCGAAGGGGGAGCTGGCCTTCCGGCTTGGCGACATCTATTTCCACGATCTCATAGACTATGACAAAGCGGCGGCTCAATATGCCTCGGCGCTGCGGCTTGGTCTCCCGGCCGACAAACAATCGAAAGCATGGTTCAATCAGGCGAAGGCATTTGAGAATGCCGGTATCCAGACCGGGACGGGCGGTACGCCGAAGCTTGAACCGTCGCTGAAGGCAATTGCCGCGTATGATTCTCTGCTGAAGCAGTTCCCTTCCGGAGAACTCGCTGACGACGCATTGTCCAGCCAATTTAATATCCGCCTTCAACTTGCCGCAGGGTCAGCCGATGTCCGTCTTGTGAGCGAAGAGTTTCTCCGGGCCCATCAGCTCATCAAGCGCAAGGATCTGATGTACTACTCGATCGCTGAGACTTACCGGAAGAAAAAGGACCCCGAGGATGCCGCGAAATCCTATGCGCTGACTCTGAAGGAGCGGCCTTTGAAGGATATCGAGGGGAGCGCGATGTTCCGGCTGGGCGAAATGTTGATGACACTTGGACAGCCCGACTCGGCCGCCGTTGTTCTTCGTGAGTATCTCAGGAGATTTCCGAATAACGAATTCACGCCCCGTGCGGCATGGTCTCTCGCCCGGTTTGAAGGGGGGCGAGGCAACGCGTCGCATGCGCTCGAGCTGTACAAACAACTCGACCAGCAGTTCCCGTACGTAACCTATGCCGGACAGCTTGGGAAAGCCCGGGCCGAGGCGTACTACACGGCGTTTGACTACGCGCAGGCCTATGGCCAGTTTCAATCACTTGTTCGTGATGCGTCTCATGGGGCAAGTCTCACGTCGCGTCTGCCGCTCGATGTGCTTTTCAATATGGCGATGACCTGTGTCAGGCTCGGGAAGAGGGCAGATGCGAAGCACTTTTTCGCAGAGTACCTCGCCTGTGAGGATTCGTCGGAACGGGCCGGCCAGTCCTATTATCAGCTGGCAACGCTCGCGAAAGAGGAAAACAGCGTGACGCTGGCCGCCCAGTACCTGCAGAAGGCGAGTGGGTATGCCCTCAACGGCCCGACAGGAATGAACCAGGCTTCGTTCGAAGCGGCGGAACTGTACTTCAAGAACGAGGAATATGCGAACGCCATCGCGCGTTATACGGAGATCGCCGACAAGGGAACGAATGACTCTCTCAGGCAATATGTCCAGTCACGGATTGTTGTCGGCTATTTCCGCCTGAACAATGCGAAGGAAGCAGATGCACGGGCGGCCGCGTTCAACAAGGCGTTTCCGAGGCAGGGGCGGTACGCGGCGGAGTTTAACTACGAACGGGGGAATTATTTCCTCCGGAAAGATGAATACGTTTCGGCGAAGAAATTCTTCGACAGCGTCGTCCAGGAATATGCGGGTTCTTCATCTGTTCCCAGCGCTCTGTATGGGAACGCGCGGGTTGCCGAGCTTTCCGAGAAAACCGCGGAAGCGATCAAGCTCTACGAAGCGATTCTCCCGAAGTATGGCAGCGATCCGGTCGCTCCGCGCGTAAGGCTCGCCCTCGGAAACCTGTACTACAGCCAGGAGCAGTGGGATCCCGCCGCACGTCAATACAAGGCAGTTCTCGACAGCGAGGGGCGTGCGCCCGATCTTGTCCAGTACGCGATGAACAATCTCATTCTCGCGTACAAACAGCTCTCGCTCTATGACGCCGCGTTGGAACTGACGCGCAAATACATCGACCGGTTCCCCGACGACACGGAACTGATGGACAAGCGGGTCGACATCGGCGTCCTGTATCAGAAGCTGGGGTACTACGACCAGGCGGTGCTTCATTTGCAGAGCCTTCTGGATAACGCAGACGCCAATCTCGAAGCCGAAGTGCGGTACTACATCGGGGAAGCGTACTACTATAAAGGGGATTACCAGCAGGGGATACTGGAATTCCTGAAGGTCCCGTATCTCGTCACGAAGAAAACGAAGGTGGACTGGGTTGCCACCTCGTATTACATGGCCGGTCAGTCCTACGAGAAAATGTCGAAGTTCGATCA
- a CDS encoding tetratricopeptide repeat protein produces MNRRVLFVAVLFLSSFSMAVGQDTKENADFKLAVNLYNDKLYDLALEQFRQFVATYPNTQQGIEARFYLGLSQAKQGKLDDARLTFQNFALAFPDHPRAPEAWWNVADSYVSLKNLREAALAFERVKTFHPKSKLAPGALVKSAEYFDLAGDPESTRKVLRTLIQDYSSSDVILPARLKLAQMYLSDNQFELSRAESKRVADASKDPELIAQALVLMARSLASLNKYEEAQHALDEVAKNYRTTSSYYAALSLLGSIKRELGYAAEAFGSWKLIDADSVRAPRLVRQQALVQLGDGYLLKGEHAKALQSYEKASAVRAAQRGEAFFKAGLAAEQSGALQKARANLTQALLDTSSTVSPADILIAAARVSAKAENHTEDCVSIPCSRAAIPTIHACPRLFSMERGFARTICMTTCRRWRNMML; encoded by the coding sequence ATGAATCGTCGAGTCCTCTTCGTTGCTGTTCTGTTCCTCTCTTCGTTTTCGATGGCGGTTGGGCAGGATACGAAGGAGAACGCCGATTTCAAGCTTGCCGTGAACCTCTACAATGACAAGCTGTATGACCTCGCCCTTGAGCAGTTCCGGCAGTTTGTAGCAACCTACCCGAATACCCAGCAGGGAATCGAAGCGAGATTCTATCTCGGCCTCAGCCAGGCCAAGCAGGGAAAACTCGATGACGCCCGCCTGACGTTTCAGAATTTTGCTCTCGCGTTCCCCGACCACCCGCGTGCTCCGGAAGCGTGGTGGAACGTAGCCGATTCGTACGTCTCTCTGAAGAACCTGCGGGAAGCTGCGCTCGCGTTCGAGCGCGTCAAGACGTTTCATCCGAAGAGCAAGCTCGCCCCCGGTGCCCTCGTGAAGTCGGCGGAATACTTCGACCTCGCCGGAGACCCGGAAAGCACACGCAAAGTGCTGAGGACATTGATACAGGATTACTCATCGTCCGATGTCATTCTCCCCGCGCGGTTGAAGCTCGCGCAGATGTATCTCTCCGACAACCAGTTCGAGCTCTCGCGTGCCGAATCGAAACGCGTGGCCGACGCTTCGAAGGACCCCGAACTGATTGCCCAGGCTCTTGTACTGATGGCCCGCTCACTGGCGAGCCTGAACAAATACGAAGAAGCGCAGCACGCTCTGGACGAAGTGGCGAAGAACTATCGAACGACTTCCAGTTACTACGCAGCGCTGTCGTTGCTTGGCTCGATAAAACGCGAGCTCGGCTATGCGGCCGAGGCGTTTGGATCATGGAAACTGATCGATGCTGATTCTGTTCGGGCGCCACGGTTGGTGCGACAACAGGCGCTGGTCCAGCTGGGCGACGGGTATCTCCTGAAAGGCGAGCATGCGAAGGCGCTTCAAAGCTATGAAAAGGCCTCTGCGGTCCGGGCGGCTCAGCGGGGGGAGGCTTTCTTCAAAGCCGGTCTGGCTGCCGAGCAGTCGGGCGCGCTGCAAAAGGCCCGTGCGAATCTGACGCAGGCGCTTCTGGATACGTCCTCCACAGTTTCACCGGCGGATATCCTGATCGCAGCCGCACGCGTCTCCGCAAAAGCTGAAAATCACACCGAGGACTGCGTCTCTATTCCCTGTTCCAGGGCCGCTATTCCAACGATCCACGCGTGCCCGAGACTCTTCTCGATGGAGCGAGGATTCGCCAGAACGATTTGCATGACTACGTGCAGGCGCTGGCGGAATATGATGCTCTGA